Proteins encoded by one window of Polyodon spathula isolate WHYD16114869_AA chromosome 16, ASM1765450v1, whole genome shotgun sequence:
- the LOC121328961 gene encoding tripartite motif-containing protein 48-like — protein sequence MGAYSEEKDVHPLYGASELLHTSRLEELSCAVCCDIFSDPVTLSCNHSFCKSCLDQCWKEKRPHKNIRKFTNERRSLRSLVCQISKKHENHKCCPVEEAAQDYTVCEEL from the exons acgtacacccactttatggagcaagtgaattgctacacacTTCTCGTCTGGAAGAGCTttcctgtgctgtgtgctgtgataTTTTCAGTGATCCTGTAACTCTTAGTTGTAACCACAGCTTCTGTAAATCATGTCTGGATCAgtgctggaaagagaaaagacctcataagaacataagaaagtttacaaatgagagg aggtcgctgcgtagtcttgtTTGTCAAATATCAAAGAAACATGAAAATCACAAGTGCTGTCCAGTCGAGGAGGCAGCACAGGATTATACAGTTTGTGAAGAACTTTGA